Proteins encoded together in one Shewanella oneidensis MR-1 window:
- a CDS encoding SPFH domain-containing protein yields the protein MIKNELNLPSSFGLTKIIPLVILLTLFISLFGSWYTVDQGERGVILRNGKIIGTAEPGLGFKMPLFDTVVKISTQTHTTGYSSLQAYSRDQQPATLNASVTFSVPPDRVEEVYANFKSIDAMVARLLDRQVPTQVENIFGKYTAISVVQERVKFGIDVTNAITQSVKGPIEITSVQIENVDFSNAYEKSVEDRMRAEVEVQTQLQNLEKERVSAQIVVTQAQAEADSQLARAKAEAESIRIKGDAEASAIKSRAEALAQNQNLVELTKAEKWDGKLPTTVLPTGTLPFIDAKKSNE from the coding sequence ATGATAAAAAATGAACTCAACCTGCCGAGCTCTTTCGGTCTTACTAAAATCATCCCTTTAGTGATTTTATTAACCCTATTCATCTCGCTCTTTGGCAGTTGGTATACGGTTGACCAAGGCGAGCGAGGGGTTATTTTGCGTAACGGTAAAATCATTGGCACCGCGGAGCCAGGCCTTGGGTTTAAAATGCCATTGTTTGATACCGTGGTGAAGATTTCGACCCAAACCCACACCACAGGCTACAGTTCATTACAAGCTTACAGCCGCGACCAACAACCCGCGACACTCAATGCCTCTGTGACCTTTAGTGTACCGCCGGATCGGGTCGAAGAAGTCTATGCCAACTTCAAAAGTATCGATGCCATGGTGGCTCGCTTGCTCGACCGCCAAGTGCCAACGCAAGTAGAGAATATTTTTGGTAAATACACCGCGATTTCGGTGGTGCAGGAGCGGGTCAAATTTGGTATCGATGTTACCAACGCAATTACCCAATCGGTGAAAGGGCCTATCGAGATCACCTCAGTACAGATTGAAAATGTCGACTTTTCGAACGCCTACGAGAAATCCGTTGAAGACAGAATGCGCGCAGAAGTTGAAGTGCAAACCCAATTGCAAAATCTAGAGAAAGAAAGAGTCAGCGCGCAAATCGTTGTCACCCAAGCACAAGCCGAAGCCGACTCGCAACTCGCCCGCGCGAAAGCCGAAGCCGAAAGTATCCGTATCAAAGGGGATGCTGAAGCCTCGGCCATTAAGAGCCGCGCCGAGGCTTTGGCACAAAACCAGAATCTCGTCGAATTGACCAAGGCCGAGAAGTGGGATGGCAAACTGCCGACTACCGTCTTACCAACAGGCACACTGCCCTTTATCGACGCCAAGAAGTCGAATGAATAA
- a CDS encoding PepSY-associated TM helix domain-containing protein, translating to MKVRSDVLRVYQSIHIWTGIIAGIVLFIGFYAGSLTMFKGAIDAWSMPPAMTLPQVPAEKLDDLVSQVLAQDDKAKIGFSLHLNDEHQSPMTWYQQGSERELSMSHQLWHASLDENGLLLRQLSTSSELAELIDQLHRTAGIAGEVGHDQAGVYVLGIAAVLYFLALVSGVIFLLPTLTKSFFALRKDKGESRFWLDAHNLVGITSLPFHLVICVTVIVFAFHDQLYDGLKHMVYGEKPLFAQSAPDRTPYTLADLPKITTVLAKVQQIAPDYQVNEMTFMNLDNPRATLRLGLYNPNGFMRGPVTDFLYLHPYSLKVSNSTIDQSEQGIWARTVAVFFGLHFGSYGGDLGRWVYFFLGLSGAFLFYSGNLLWLEKRRKKQASEQTRACRLMASATVGICLGSVAALAVSMLLGKWLYAHVSNINHVYLWLYYLLFGLLVAYAFWRGAAKAALLILPLCALATLAMPITSLVAVFAPSLGLWAPYSTATWGVDLVALAFSGVFFYGYKLTRHRVLNGPQDSVWAIAATVPVAELTQQTS from the coding sequence ATGAAAGTTCGCAGTGATGTATTAAGGGTGTATCAGTCTATCCATATTTGGACAGGGATCATCGCCGGAATCGTATTGTTTATTGGCTTTTATGCTGGCTCGCTCACGATGTTTAAAGGGGCGATTGACGCTTGGTCAATGCCGCCAGCCATGACTTTGCCCCAAGTGCCCGCTGAGAAACTGGATGACTTAGTGTCGCAAGTGTTAGCGCAGGATGATAAGGCCAAAATCGGTTTTAGTTTGCACTTAAATGATGAACATCAATCGCCGATGACCTGGTATCAACAGGGTTCGGAGCGTGAGCTCAGCATGAGTCACCAGCTTTGGCATGCAAGCCTTGATGAAAATGGGCTGCTACTTAGACAGTTAAGTACATCAAGTGAGTTAGCAGAATTGATTGACCAATTACACCGCACCGCGGGGATTGCGGGCGAAGTCGGTCACGATCAGGCCGGTGTCTATGTGTTGGGGATAGCCGCCGTTTTATACTTCTTGGCATTGGTTTCTGGGGTGATTTTTTTACTACCCACCTTAACCAAGAGCTTTTTCGCCCTGCGTAAAGATAAAGGTGAGAGTCGTTTTTGGCTCGATGCCCATAACTTAGTGGGGATTACCAGCCTGCCGTTTCATCTGGTGATATGTGTAACTGTGATTGTGTTTGCTTTCCATGATCAGCTTTACGATGGGCTTAAGCATATGGTTTATGGTGAAAAACCATTATTTGCCCAATCGGCGCCGGACAGAACGCCTTACACACTCGCCGATTTGCCAAAGATCACAACTGTACTGGCCAAAGTGCAGCAAATTGCTCCCGATTATCAAGTGAATGAAATGACCTTTATGAACTTGGATAATCCCCGTGCGACCTTGCGGTTGGGGTTATATAACCCAAATGGTTTTATGCGTGGACCCGTTACTGATTTCTTATACCTGCATCCTTACAGTCTTAAGGTGTCCAATAGCACGATTGATCAAAGTGAGCAGGGCATCTGGGCTAGAACCGTTGCGGTATTCTTTGGGTTGCACTTTGGCAGTTATGGTGGCGACCTCGGTCGCTGGGTGTATTTCTTTTTAGGGTTAAGCGGCGCCTTTTTATTCTACAGTGGCAATTTACTGTGGCTGGAAAAACGCCGTAAAAAGCAGGCGAGCGAGCAAACCCGTGCTTGTCGTTTAATGGCCAGCGCTACAGTGGGGATTTGCCTTGGCTCTGTTGCCGCTTTAGCGGTAAGTATGCTGCTGGGTAAATGGTTATATGCCCACGTTAGCAATATTAACCACGTCTATTTGTGGCTATATTATCTGCTGTTTGGATTGCTGGTGGCTTACGCCTTTTGGCGTGGCGCAGCCAAGGCGGCGTTACTGATTTTGCCTTTGTGCGCCTTGGCTACATTGGCGATGCCAATCACGTCTTTAGTTGCGGTATTCGCGCCAAGTTTAGGTTTGTGGGCGCCTTATTCTACAGCGACTTGGGGTGTTGATCTGGTGGCGTTAGCCTTTAGCGGGGTGTTTTTTTATGGTTACAAGCTTACTCGTCATCGGGTGCTTAATGGGCCACAGGACAGTGTCTGGGCCATTGCCGCCACAGTGCCAGTGGCAGAATTAACCCAGCAAACATCGTAA
- a CDS encoding MFS transporter: MENMLLAQPNQKPGLFVPVAGLSLFALASGYLMSLIPLSLTYFDLSLDLAPWLASIFYLGLLLGAPCIAPIVSRIGHSKAFILFLNILLCSVVVMVLLPQTSIWLASRLIAGLAVAGIFVVVESWLLMADTQKQRAKRLGLYMTALYGGTAIGQLAVDYLGTTGNLPYLVVIGLLAAASLPALLVKRGQPQSSEQHSIALSDLKTLSKPAIAGCLVSGLLLGPIYGLLPIYVSQDMGFAQQTGQFMALIILGGMIVQPLVSYLSPRIQKSVLMIAFCLVGAAALLLLMQTSLVGLWLGFVLLGACAFALYPIAISLACDHLPSSQIVSATQIMLLSYSVGSVIGPVAASRFDDIEHGLPLYLAASFLMTACYLSAHLLARSKARLPTAKA; the protein is encoded by the coding sequence GTGGAAAATATGCTGTTAGCTCAACCCAATCAAAAGCCAGGGCTATTTGTTCCAGTGGCTGGACTCAGTCTATTTGCCTTGGCGTCAGGCTACTTGATGAGTTTGATCCCGCTCTCGCTCACTTACTTTGATCTAAGCCTTGATCTTGCGCCTTGGCTGGCGAGTATTTTCTACCTCGGCTTATTACTGGGCGCACCTTGTATTGCGCCGATAGTCAGCCGCATAGGCCACAGTAAGGCCTTTATTTTGTTCTTAAATATCTTACTGTGCAGCGTTGTAGTTATGGTGTTACTGCCGCAGACAAGTATCTGGTTGGCATCACGGTTGATCGCGGGCTTGGCCGTTGCGGGGATTTTTGTGGTGGTTGAGTCCTGGTTACTAATGGCCGATACCCAAAAACAACGGGCAAAACGCTTAGGCTTATATATGACAGCCCTCTACGGCGGCACCGCCATTGGACAGCTCGCCGTAGATTATTTAGGCACCACAGGTAATTTACCCTATTTGGTGGTAATTGGTTTGCTGGCTGCGGCCAGTTTACCCGCACTTTTGGTTAAACGCGGCCAACCGCAGTCAAGTGAACAACACTCTATTGCCCTTTCCGACCTAAAAACCCTGAGTAAACCCGCCATTGCAGGCTGTTTAGTTTCAGGATTATTACTCGGCCCCATCTACGGTTTATTACCTATCTATGTATCGCAGGACATGGGGTTTGCCCAGCAAACGGGGCAATTTATGGCACTGATTATCTTGGGCGGTATGATAGTCCAGCCCTTAGTGAGCTATTTATCTCCCCGCATTCAAAAGAGTGTGTTAATGATCGCCTTTTGCTTAGTGGGTGCTGCTGCGCTGTTATTACTGATGCAAACATCGCTTGTGGGATTATGGTTGGGTTTTGTGTTACTCGGTGCTTGCGCCTTTGCCCTTTACCCCATAGCCATTAGTCTGGCGTGCGATCACTTGCCTAGCAGCCAAATAGTCTCCGCCACTCAGATTATGTTGCTAAGCTATTCTGTGGGTTCGGTTATCGGCCCCGTTGCCGCCAGTCGTTTTGATGATATAGAACATGGCTTACCACTCTACTTAGCAGCAAGCTTTTTAATGACGGCTTGCTACTTAAGCGCACACTTACTCGCACGAAGCAAGGCCCGCCTACCCACTGCGAAAGCTTAG
- the trxC gene encoding thioredoxin TrxC — MIIACPHCDTLNRVPNERLTEQPTCGKCKQSLFAAAPIELTSANFINHAHKSELPIVVDFWASWCGPCKSFAPIFSDAAKAWEPRFRFGKINTEEQQSLAAQFNIRSIPTLMIFKQGHIIAQQSGALPRTALDQWLKGYR, encoded by the coding sequence ATGATTATTGCTTGCCCCCACTGTGACACCTTAAACCGTGTACCCAACGAGCGGTTAACTGAACAACCAACCTGTGGCAAATGTAAACAAAGTCTGTTTGCGGCAGCCCCCATCGAGCTCACAAGCGCCAATTTTATCAATCATGCCCATAAATCAGAGTTACCCATAGTTGTTGATTTTTGGGCCAGTTGGTGCGGCCCCTGTAAAAGTTTTGCGCCTATATTTTCTGATGCCGCAAAAGCATGGGAGCCAAGGTTCCGCTTCGGTAAGATCAATACTGAAGAACAACAATCACTTGCAGCTCAATTTAATATTCGCTCCATTCCTACCTTAATGATTTTTAAACAGGGGCATATTATCGCCCAGCAATCAGGAGCCTTACCCAGAACGGCACTCGACCAGTGGCTAAAGGGTTATCGTTAA
- a CDS encoding FKBP-type peptidyl-prolyl cis-trans isomerase has translation MTELEIIDLVVGDGKEAVKGALITTQYRGFLQDGTQFDSSYDRGQAFQCVIGTGRVIKGWDQGIMGMKVGGKRKLLVPAHLAYGERQVGAHIKPNSDLTFEIELLEVLTRD, from the coding sequence ATGACTGAATTAGAAATAATCGATCTGGTTGTCGGTGATGGAAAAGAAGCTGTAAAAGGCGCGTTGATCACTACCCAATACCGGGGATTTTTACAGGATGGTACGCAGTTCGATTCCTCCTATGACCGTGGTCAGGCATTTCAATGTGTGATTGGGACTGGCCGAGTGATTAAAGGCTGGGACCAAGGGATTATGGGGATGAAAGTGGGCGGCAAACGCAAGTTATTGGTGCCAGCTCATTTAGCCTATGGTGAGCGCCAAGTTGGGGCTCATATCAAACCAAATTCTGATCTCACCTTTGAAATCGAATTGCTTGAAGTGCTGACTCGCGACTAA
- a CDS encoding DUF1850 domain-containing protein: protein MLGLCLGLAGTLWAQVPTEHFTLAWNHSIEKIRWEEDYQLTPQGLVLVEARVKGTGAGMEIPDDAVFNNGSWHYRPKLPTLPKLTLGRTPEAGDYDLCFANRKSEASCYPLAYWIGKPEKQQAKVEVWGCELIRTPQYPD from the coding sequence ATGCTAGGCCTGTGCTTAGGCCTCGCGGGCACACTGTGGGCACAAGTGCCCACAGAGCACTTTACCTTAGCTTGGAACCACAGCATCGAAAAAATCCGCTGGGAGGAGGACTATCAGCTCACGCCTCAAGGCTTAGTGTTAGTTGAAGCCAGAGTGAAAGGCACAGGGGCGGGTATGGAAATCCCCGATGATGCCGTGTTTAACAATGGTAGTTGGCATTATCGGCCTAAGTTACCAACGCTGCCCAAATTAACCCTAGGCCGAACGCCGGAGGCGGGCGACTATGACTTGTGTTTTGCCAACCGCAAAAGTGAAGCAAGCTGTTATCCACTGGCGTACTGGATTGGCAAACCTGAAAAACAGCAGGCAAAAGTAGAAGTGTGGGGATGCGAGCTGATACGCACTCCCCAGTATCCGGATTAG
- a CDS encoding TRAP transporter permease, whose product MSDSEQGLSANTSDWPKALFYSALIFSIFQIITAAFHPVSTQVLRATHVGFLLLVVFLSYPAVGKSRPWQPLAWLLGLAGMATAAYQWIFEADLIQRSGELTDADMVMGIILIVLVFEAARRVMGWALPIICCIFLAYGLFGQYLPGDLMHRGYGVDQIINQLSFGTEGLYGTPTYVSATYIFLFILFGAFLEQAGMIRLFTDFAMGLFGHKLGGPAKVAVVSSALMGTITGSGVANVVTTGQFTIPLMKRFGYRPAFAGGVEATSSMGSQIMPPIMGAVAFIMAETINVPFIEIAKAALLPALLYFCSVFWMVHLEAKRANLCGLPKDQCPDPWAAVKARWYLLIPLFILVYLLFSGRTPLFSGMVGLALTSIVILGSAIVLRLPSNALRFAFWIALGVLCAGFFQMGIGVVFGVIAILVAICWFIKGGKDTLTICLHALVEGARHAVPVGIACALVGVIIGIVSLTGIASTFASYILAVGQDNLFLSLVLTMITCLVLGMGIPTIPNYIITSSIAAPALLDLGVPLIVSHMFVFYFGIMADLTPPVALACFAAAPIAKESGFKISLWAIRIAIAGFVIPFMAVYDPALMLQSDSWLATIYVLIKVTVAIGIWGVVFTGYLLQKLYLWERVIGFLAGGSLILATPLSDEIGFGLALLFIVQHSLRARKLKRLAAQG is encoded by the coding sequence ATGAGCGATTCCGAACAAGGCCTAAGTGCAAATACCAGTGACTGGCCCAAAGCGCTGTTTTATTCAGCGCTTATTTTCTCGATTTTCCAAATCATTACCGCTGCATTTCACCCCGTATCAACCCAAGTGCTGCGGGCAACCCACGTTGGTTTTTTACTTTTGGTGGTTTTTTTAAGCTATCCCGCTGTGGGCAAATCTCGACCTTGGCAACCCTTAGCTTGGCTGCTTGGCCTTGCAGGTATGGCAACGGCTGCCTATCAATGGATTTTTGAGGCCGATCTGATCCAACGATCGGGTGAGTTAACCGATGCCGATATGGTCATGGGTATTATTTTGATTGTATTAGTCTTTGAAGCCGCGCGGCGGGTGATGGGTTGGGCATTACCGATCATTTGCTGTATCTTTTTGGCCTATGGCTTATTCGGCCAATATCTCCCCGGTGACTTAATGCACCGCGGCTATGGCGTTGACCAAATTATCAATCAGTTATCATTTGGAACCGAGGGACTCTACGGCACCCCAACCTATGTGTCGGCAACCTATATCTTCCTGTTTATTCTATTTGGTGCCTTTTTAGAGCAGGCGGGAATGATCCGTTTGTTTACCGATTTTGCAATGGGACTATTTGGCCATAAACTGGGTGGCCCAGCAAAAGTGGCCGTAGTGTCATCCGCCTTGATGGGAACTATCACAGGTTCTGGTGTCGCCAACGTGGTGACTACAGGGCAATTTACCATTCCTCTGATGAAACGCTTTGGTTACCGTCCCGCCTTTGCCGGTGGTGTTGAAGCAACCTCCAGTATGGGTAGCCAAATCATGCCGCCCATTATGGGCGCGGTTGCCTTTATCATGGCTGAAACCATTAACGTGCCGTTTATTGAAATAGCCAAAGCGGCCTTACTACCAGCGTTACTGTATTTTTGCTCCGTTTTTTGGATGGTGCATTTAGAAGCCAAACGCGCCAATCTTTGTGGCTTGCCCAAAGATCAGTGTCCCGATCCTTGGGCGGCGGTTAAAGCGCGTTGGTATCTGCTTATTCCGTTGTTTATTTTGGTTTATTTGCTGTTTTCCGGTAGAACGCCCCTGTTCTCTGGCATGGTCGGTTTAGCCCTGACTTCGATAGTGATATTAGGTTCAGCCATTGTGCTGCGTCTGCCTTCTAATGCCTTACGTTTTGCCTTTTGGATTGCCCTTGGCGTGCTGTGCGCGGGCTTCTTTCAGATGGGGATTGGCGTGGTATTTGGGGTCATTGCCATACTCGTTGCCATTTGTTGGTTTATCAAAGGCGGTAAAGATACTCTGACCATTTGCTTACATGCATTGGTTGAAGGTGCGCGCCATGCTGTACCTGTTGGGATTGCTTGCGCCTTAGTAGGGGTGATCATCGGTATTGTCTCGCTCACGGGGATTGCTTCTACTTTTGCCAGCTATATTCTCGCCGTGGGGCAGGATAACCTGTTCTTATCCTTAGTATTAACCATGATCACTTGTCTGGTATTAGGCATGGGAATTCCGACCATCCCTAACTACATTATCACCAGCTCAATTGCTGCGCCTGCATTATTGGATTTAGGCGTGCCGCTGATCGTCTCCCATATGTTTGTGTTTTACTTTGGGATTATGGCTGACTTAACGCCACCCGTTGCCTTAGCCTGTTTTGCGGCCGCGCCGATTGCAAAGGAGTCGGGGTTTAAGATCAGTCTGTGGGCGATTCGTATCGCCATTGCAGGCTTTGTGATCCCCTTTATGGCGGTTTACGATCCGGCCCTAATGCTCCAAAGCGATAGCTGGTTAGCCACTATTTATGTGCTGATTAAAGTCACTGTCGCCATTGGAATTTGGGGCGTGGTCTTTACTGGCTACCTGCTGCAAAAGCTGTATCTGTGGGAGAGGGTCATCGGCTTCCTTGCGGGGGGTAGTTTGATCCTTGCGACCCCTCTGAGTGATGAAATTGGCTTTGGACTGGCGCTACTGTTTATCGTGCAACACAGCTTACGCGCGCGCAAACTCAAACGTCTTGCAGCGCAAGGATAA
- a CDS encoding TAXI family TRAP transporter solute-binding subunit, whose translation MKINKRFIAVSAALTLSLSAATMAAAPAFINILTGGTSGVYYPIGVALSQLYGTGIEGAKTSVQATKASVENLNLLQAGRGELALALGDSVAAAYQGDADAGFKKPLDKVRVLAAAYPNYIQIVASKESGIKTLADLKGKRISVGAPKSGTELNARAIFKAAGLSYEDMGKVEFLPYAESVELIKNRQLDATLQSSGLGMAAIRDLATTMPINFVEVPEDVILKINNPAYQHGVIPASTYEGQTADVSTVAIQNLFVTQTGVSDDLAYQMTKLMFEHLDRLGNAHSAAKAIQLDKATKNLPAPLHPGAERYFKEVGAL comes from the coding sequence ATGAAAATCAATAAACGCTTTATCGCCGTAAGCGCCGCTCTCACCCTCTCACTCAGTGCAGCCACTATGGCGGCCGCGCCAGCCTTTATCAATATTTTGACCGGTGGCACCAGTGGTGTGTATTACCCAATTGGTGTGGCACTGTCGCAACTCTACGGTACAGGGATTGAAGGCGCGAAGACCTCTGTGCAAGCGACTAAGGCCTCAGTTGAAAATCTTAACTTACTCCAAGCGGGTCGTGGTGAGCTGGCCTTAGCCTTAGGTGATTCAGTGGCTGCGGCCTATCAGGGCGATGCCGATGCAGGCTTTAAAAAACCGTTAGATAAGGTTCGTGTACTCGCGGCGGCTTATCCTAACTATATTCAAATTGTGGCGAGTAAAGAATCAGGTATCAAAACCTTAGCCGATTTAAAAGGTAAACGTATCTCTGTTGGCGCACCTAAATCGGGCACAGAACTCAATGCTCGCGCCATCTTCAAAGCGGCCGGTTTAAGCTATGAGGATATGGGCAAGGTAGAGTTTTTACCTTACGCCGAATCCGTTGAGCTGATTAAAAACCGTCAGTTAGATGCAACCTTACAGTCCTCAGGCTTAGGTATGGCTGCAATTCGCGATTTGGCAACGACTATGCCAATTAACTTTGTTGAAGTCCCCGAGGATGTCATCCTCAAAATTAATAATCCAGCCTACCAGCATGGGGTGATCCCCGCATCGACCTATGAAGGTCAAACTGCTGATGTCTCAACGGTTGCCATTCAAAACCTATTTGTCACTCAAACGGGTGTCTCAGACGATTTAGCCTATCAAATGACTAAACTGATGTTTGAGCATTTAGATCGTCTCGGTAACGCACACTCAGCGGCGAAGGCCATTCAATTAGACAAGGCAACCAAAAACCTGCCAGCGCCGCTGCACCCTGGTGCGGAGCGTTATTTCAAAGAAGTTGGTGCACTCTAA
- a CDS encoding helicase HerA-like domain-containing protein has protein sequence MNTLLLDKGEQQVHLNLKYANRHGLIAGATGTGKTVSLMSLAEGFSRQGVPVFITDIKGDISGLGVAGTPNDKLLQRAAEIGVEGYQTEANPVVFWDLAGIQGHPLRTTVSEMGPTLLGRILELNDTQSSILDIVFQLADDQGLLLLDLDDLRAMLNLVADERKDISAKYGLISAQSLAAIQRSVLGLERDGGKDFFGEPALQLEDLMRTNLQGRGIINLLAANKLILTPNLYSSFLLWLLSELFENLPEVGDLDKPKLVFFIDEAHLLFEGCPASLLKRIEQIMRLIRSKGVGVYFCSQFPDDIPNEILGQLGNRIQHALRAYTPRDQKAVKTAAETFVSNPKLVVSEVISQLAVGEALVSTLAEKGVPTMVERTLIAPPRCRMGPANPEELTAIRALSPIGGKYDTLINRESAYERLNQRHTDETNGVNTAQPAANEAEQGWLSELIFGNKRRQGLAETLSKQAARTVGNQLGKQILRGLLGGILGKSTRR, from the coding sequence TTGAATACTCTACTCTTAGATAAAGGTGAGCAACAGGTTCACTTAAATCTTAAATATGCCAACCGCCACGGGCTCATTGCGGGCGCTACAGGTACAGGCAAAACCGTTTCGCTGATGAGCCTAGCAGAGGGTTTCTCGCGCCAAGGGGTGCCAGTTTTTATCACCGATATTAAAGGCGATATTTCAGGGCTTGGCGTGGCGGGTACACCAAACGATAAGCTATTACAGCGGGCGGCTGAAATCGGGGTTGAGGGTTATCAAACCGAGGCAAATCCCGTCGTGTTCTGGGACTTAGCAGGGATTCAAGGACATCCGCTACGCACCACAGTAAGTGAAATGGGCCCCACCTTGCTTGGGCGCATCCTTGAGCTCAACGACACCCAAAGCAGCATTTTAGACATAGTGTTTCAACTGGCTGACGACCAAGGTTTATTGTTACTCGACCTTGACGATCTGCGCGCGATGCTGAACTTAGTGGCCGATGAGCGTAAAGACATCTCCGCCAAATATGGGTTAATTAGCGCCCAATCCCTCGCTGCTATTCAACGCTCAGTGCTTGGTTTAGAACGCGATGGCGGCAAAGACTTTTTCGGCGAGCCAGCATTGCAACTCGAAGACTTGATGCGCACTAACTTGCAAGGGCGCGGCATTATCAACCTGTTAGCCGCCAATAAACTAATCCTCACCCCTAACCTCTATTCCAGCTTCTTACTCTGGCTGCTATCAGAACTCTTTGAAAATTTACCCGAAGTCGGCGATCTCGATAAACCTAAATTAGTCTTCTTTATTGATGAGGCACACTTATTGTTTGAAGGTTGCCCAGCAAGTTTGCTTAAACGCATAGAGCAAATTATGCGGCTTATCCGCTCCAAGGGCGTCGGGGTATATTTCTGCTCGCAATTTCCCGACGACATTCCCAATGAAATTCTCGGTCAGCTCGGCAATCGCATTCAGCATGCCCTCAGGGCGTATACCCCAAGGGATCAAAAAGCCGTTAAAACCGCAGCCGAAACCTTTGTATCGAATCCTAAATTGGTGGTCAGCGAGGTAATTTCACAACTTGCCGTGGGCGAAGCCTTAGTGTCAACCCTTGCCGAGAAAGGTGTGCCAACTATGGTTGAGCGCACCTTGATAGCACCACCACGCTGCCGTATGGGGCCAGCCAATCCCGAGGAGTTAACCGCTATCCGCGCCCTGAGCCCGATAGGCGGCAAATACGATACCTTAATCAATCGCGAATCTGCCTATGAGCGACTGAATCAACGACATACCGACGAAACGAATGGCGTCAATACTGCACAGCCAGCCGCGAATGAGGCTGAACAAGGATGGTTGAGTGAACTGATTTTTGGCAATAAACGCCGTCAAGGGTTGGCCGAAACCTTGTCCAAACAAGCAGCAAGAACCGTTGGTAATCAACTCGGGAAACAAATTTTACGCGGTTTACTCGGCGGTATACTCGGAAAATCGACCCGTAGGTAA
- a CDS encoding neutral zinc metallopeptidase, with protein sequence MRWRDSDRSSNIEDRRDQQMASAGVPSALLLRLLPFLLQTKIGRVILLLGGLYFAFQYFTGGLSLEPSNQAGFSQSQSASNTAAQDENAQFVAAILGTTETVWNQLLQGQYVEPKLVLYRNMTSTGCGMGQAQSGPFYCPADGKVYIDLSFLEELKKLGASGDFAFAYVIAHEVGHHVQNLLGTSTKVRQAQQAAGKAQANQLSVALELQADCYAGVWGHYVDRQLNLLEPGDVEEGIAAASAVGDDRLQKMAGRAVQPEAFTHGSSADRVKWFNIGFASGKPASCNTFNGK encoded by the coding sequence ATGCGTTGGCGTGACAGTGACCGCAGCTCCAATATCGAAGACAGACGGGACCAACAGATGGCCTCGGCGGGGGTGCCCAGTGCGCTCTTGCTTAGGTTATTGCCTTTTCTGCTGCAAACTAAAATCGGCCGAGTGATATTGCTACTAGGCGGGCTATATTTTGCGTTTCAATACTTTACTGGCGGATTATCCCTCGAGCCGAGTAATCAAGCGGGGTTTAGTCAGTCACAGTCGGCCAGCAATACCGCTGCTCAAGATGAAAATGCCCAGTTTGTGGCGGCGATTCTTGGCACGACGGAGACCGTTTGGAATCAATTACTGCAAGGGCAATACGTCGAACCTAAGCTAGTGCTTTATCGCAATATGACCTCAACCGGATGCGGTATGGGGCAGGCGCAATCGGGGCCTTTCTATTGCCCCGCTGACGGCAAAGTGTATATCGACTTGAGTTTTCTCGAAGAGCTGAAAAAGCTTGGGGCGTCGGGGGATTTCGCCTTCGCATATGTTATCGCCCACGAGGTGGGTCACCATGTGCAGAACTTACTCGGCACCAGCACTAAAGTGCGTCAGGCGCAGCAAGCCGCTGGCAAGGCGCAGGCCAATCAACTGAGTGTCGCCCTTGAATTGCAAGCCGATTGTTATGCTGGCGTGTGGGGTCATTATGTCGATAGACAGCTCAATTTGCTTGAGCCTGGCGATGTAGAAGAAGGCATTGCCGCCGCCAGTGCAGTGGGGGATGATCGCCTGCAAAAAATGGCGGGTCGCGCCGTGCAACCTGAAGCCTTTACCCATGGTAGTTCGGCGGACAGGGTGAAATGGTTTAATATCGGCTTTGCCTCCGGCAAACCTGCCAGCTGCAATACTTTTAATGGCAAATAG
- a CDS encoding NUDIX hydrolase produces MAFEDRFRLSSHAVITNELGQVLLLKANYGNFAWGLPGGALEPGETIHEALLRECQEELGLEVNIHYLSGVYYHSAYQSQAFIFRCEFAAADAMIRLSHEHSEFAFHDIDTLSAVQQQRIKDCLNFNGVVVSAKF; encoded by the coding sequence ATGGCATTTGAAGATAGGTTTCGGCTCAGTAGTCATGCAGTTATCACCAATGAGTTAGGGCAAGTGCTGCTGCTCAAAGCGAACTATGGCAATTTTGCTTGGGGTTTACCCGGTGGCGCCTTAGAACCAGGAGAGACCATTCACGAAGCGCTGCTGCGCGAATGCCAAGAGGAATTGGGGCTTGAGGTTAACATCCACTACCTAAGCGGCGTGTATTATCACAGTGCCTATCAATCCCAAGCCTTTATCTTTCGTTGTGAGTTTGCTGCTGCCGATGCGATGATTCGCTTGAGTCATGAGCACTCAGAGTTTGCCTTTCATGATATCGACACGCTTAGTGCGGTTCAGCAGCAAAGAATCAAAGATTGCCTTAATTTCAATGGTGTTGTCGTAAGTGCAAAGTTTTAA